The Nitrospira defluvii genome contains the following window.
GTCACTCCGGACTACCTGTACAGCGACGTGCTCGGTCAACCCGACGGGATACCTGGAATCAGACTAGGGAAAGGGCGCCGTCCTCGGTGGCGCATCCATCCGAGCGATGTCGCGCAGTGGGAAGAGCGCCAGCGAAGGACCTATGATTCACCGCCGCCGTTAACGGCCAGCGCCAAGAAAGTACGTTCTGTTCCAAGACAAGTTGATTCCAAGGCTAGCTGATCGAGCTAAATCAGTTGAAGGGGATCCATGGGGAAAAGATCGGGAGGCGGCACGGTCACACGCATCGGGGAGAAGCGGTATCTTATTAAGTGGCACCAGGGCCGTGGCCGGCCCAATATCCGCAAGGTCATTCATGGCACGCGGGAGACAGCAGGCCGTGTGCTCCAGACATTGCACGAACGCTACTATGGGGGCCTCTTTGGCTGGCCGCAGCAAATGGAGACCAAGGTCAGAGAGCTGACCCAGCTCGTCGTTTCTGATTACAAGGCAAATAGCTACAAGTCCCTCAAGAATGCAGAACAGCTTCATGCCTTCTGGAGCGCTTTCGCGGGGAATATGCTCGCCGAGACAGTGAGCGCAACGGACCTTCGCAATTGGGCAACCGAGTGGCGCGAGAACGGATTGAGTCCGGCGCGTGTCAATAGACGGATGTCCTTCTTGCTTCGCGCGTACCGCTTGGGGCTTGCGGGGAAGCCGCCGCTCGTGACCTCGGTCCCACAGTGGACCAAATTGAAAGAGTCACCCCCGCGCTCTGGTTACCGCTCGTGGCAGGAATTTGTGAAGGTTAGAGCCTTGCTGCCGCCGCACGCTCGCATCCCGGTCACGATTGAGTATTGGCTGGGGACGCGCGAAGGTGAGACCATGAATCTCGAATGGCCTCAGGTATACTTCGATCATCAGAAGCGGAACGTCGAGATCCGGCTTGCGTCAGAGACTACGAAGACGGAAGAAGAACGAGTCGCTGTGATGGGCGGGGACCTTTACGATGTCCTCGCCGCATGGTATAAGCACACTTCGGACCTGTATCCGGATTGCCGGTGGGTCTGTCACCTTAGCGGGAAAAAACTGGCTTCCATCAAGAGTTCATGGCGAACCGCCTGCGTCAAAGCTGGACTCGGGCGATTTGAAAATCCTAAGGGGCGTTTTGTTGGAAACCGGCGCTATCGTGGGGCGTTAATCCACGACTTCCGTCGAACAGCAGTCAGTAACATGGAGGATGCCGGGGTGCCAAGAAAGGTCGCGATGGCAATCAGTGGTCACAAGACCGATTCCGTCTACCGTCGGTACCACATCGTGAAGAGATCTGACCTCATTGAAGCCGGGCGCAGGCTCCAGGAACACCACGACCGGAAGCACG
Protein-coding sequences here:
- a CDS encoding helix-turn-helix domain-containing protein, producing MKMRSLRGEALTTTSANAQQAADQYMTVQQLAQRLRVTPDYLYSDVLGQPDGIPGIRLGKGRRPRWRIHPSDVAQWEERQRRTYDSPPPLTASAKKVRSVPRQVDSKAS
- a CDS encoding tyrosine-type recombinase/integrase, which encodes MGKRSGGGTVTRIGEKRYLIKWHQGRGRPNIRKVIHGTRETAGRVLQTLHERYYGGLFGWPQQMETKVRELTQLVVSDYKANSYKSLKNAEQLHAFWSAFAGNMLAETVSATDLRNWATEWRENGLSPARVNRRMSFLLRAYRLGLAGKPPLVTSVPQWTKLKESPPRSGYRSWQEFVKVRALLPPHARIPVTIEYWLGTREGETMNLEWPQVYFDHQKRNVEIRLASETTKTEEERVAVMGGDLYDVLAAWYKHTSDLYPDCRWVCHLSGKKLASIKSSWRTACVKAGLGRFENPKGRFVGNRRYRGALIHDFRRTAVSNMEDAGVPRKVAMAISGHKTDSVYRRYHIVKRSDLIEAGRRLQEHHDRKHGHGEQLVNSSGSERSADKTKAP